A part of Arachis hypogaea cultivar Tifrunner chromosome 12, arahy.Tifrunner.gnm2.J5K5, whole genome shotgun sequence genomic DNA contains:
- the LOC112728077 gene encoding uncharacterized protein, producing MGAGRKTQPVGPPYSEISFPFCRNLRKNQLGGVIFGCKNSTLKECLSKQLFGLPALHYFYVKNIEPGLPLFLFNYSDRKIHGIFEAASKGQMYIDHHAWSVDCSEITQYPAQVKVRVRLQCQPLSEDRFGQIIKENYFSRNHFWFELDHIQANKLNSLLVFSALAPATPSPQSMKWRAVPQPLPSHETPPKKGESFEMPESEAEHFTDSSGTNSIEITSSLDGDDQLDTHIAVNEVKEDEKDLVHMKLKALSLGRKIQDLSLPDNPNAAPNNNSNVNEDENNNQFSVKKSDQEVPPEVEKNEESLSPPFEYQQSIEQMKQEFEELATFKKIQTQKSSYLERKLIEATLEIQHLKDRCIMLESACNLPLAPVEKIAIESSEEMHLDNRESLFLIGGFDGESWLSAMDLYWPSQNVVKSLKPMSIVRSYSSVVKLNGEIYVFGGGDGNVWYDTVESYSPFHNEWTSRPSLNQKKGCLAGAALSDKIFSIGGGDGDSCFSDVEMLDLEVGRWISTRSMLNKRFAVAAAELNGALYVTGGYNGVDYLKSAERFDPREHSWTKIPDMNTRRGCHSMVVLNGKLHALGGFDGSTMVSSVEVFDPRREAWITGEQMNQPRGYFAAAVVKETIHVIGGVKVGENIVERVENYKEDKGWQENCTKMVGKRCFCSAIAL from the exons ATGGGTGCAGGTAGGAAAACACAACCTGTTGGTCCACCATATTCAGAGATCAGTTTTCCATTCTGTCGAAATCTAAGGAAGAATCAACTTGGTGGTGTCATATTTGGTTGCAAGAACAGTACATTGAAAGAATGCTTATCTAAACAACTCTTTG GCTTACCAGCTCTGCATTATTTCTAtgtgaagaacattgaacctgggttGCCACTGTTTTTGTTCAACTATAGTGATAGGAAGATTCATGGTATTTTTGAGGCAGCTAGCAAAGGACAAATGTATATTGATCACCATGCTTGGTCTGTGGATTGTTCAGAGATAACACAATATCCTGCACAG GTGAAAGTTCGCGTCCGACTTCAGTGCCAGCCATTGTCTGAAGATAGATTTGGacaaataatcaaagaaaactaCTTCAGTCGCAACCATTTCTGGTTTGAGCTAGACCATATACAAGCAAACAAGCTGAACTCTCTACTAGTGTTTTCAGCATTGGCACCTGCTACTCCTTCGCCGCAGAGTATGAAGTGGAGGGCAGTACCTCAACCTCTTCCATCACATGAAACTCCTCCAAAGAAAGGTGAATCATTCGAAATGCCTGAATCAGAGGCAGAGCATTTTACTGATTCGAGTGGAACAAACTCCATCGAGATAACTTCTTCCTTAGATGGAGATGATCAATTGGATACTCACATAGCTGTGAATGAGGTAAAAGAGGATGAAAAAGACCTTGTACACATGAAGCTAAAGGCATTGTCTCTTGGCCGCAAAATTCAAGACCTCTCTTTGCCGGACAATCCAAATGCAGCTCCCAATAACAACTCAAATGTCAATGAGGATGAGAATAATAATCAGTTCTCTGTCAAAAAGAGTGATCAAGAGGTTCCACCTGAAGTAGAGAAGAATGAAGAGAGTTTAAGCCCTCCATTTGAGTATCAACAGTCGATAGAGCAG ATGAAGCAAGAGTTTGAAGAGCTGGCAACTTTCAAGAAAATACAAACTCAGAAGAGTAGTTACCTTGAACGGAAGCTG ATTGAGGCGACATTGGAAATTCAGCATTTAAAAGATCGTTGTATAATGCTAGAATCTGCATGTAATCTTCCTCTAGCACCTGTTGAGAAGATAGCCATTGAATCATCTGAGGAGATGCACTTAGACAATAGAGAGTCATTGTTTCTAATAGGAGGTTTCGATGGAGAATCATGGTTATCAGCTATGGATTTGTATTGGCCTTCCCAGAATGTGGTCAAGTCTCTTAAGCCTATGAGCATAGTTCGCTCATATTCTTCGGTAGTAAAGTTAAATGGTGAAATTTATGTTTTCGGTGGTGGAGATGGTAATGTCTGGTATGACACAG TTGAATCATACAGTCCATTCCACAACGAGTGGACTTCGCGCCCTtctttgaatcagaagaaaggatgCTTGGCTGGAGCTGCCTTGAGTGACAAGATATTTTCAATTGGTGGTGGCGATGGAGATAGCTGTTTTTCAGACGTTGAGATGCTTGATTTGGAAGTTGGACGGTGGATTTCGACACGTTCAATGCTGAATAAG AGATTTGCAGTTGCTGCTGCAGAACTCAATGGTGCATTATATGTTACTGGTGGATATAATGGAGTTGATTATTTGAA GTCTGCTGAAAGATTTGATCCTAGGGAACATTCATGGACCAAAATACCAGACATGAATACAAGGCGGGGCTGCCACTCCATGGTTGTGTTGAATGGGAAATT GCATGCACTTGGTGGCTTTGATGGAAGCACAATGGTGTCGAGCGTTGAAGTGTTTGATCCTCGTCGCGAAGCATGGATAACCGGGGAACAAATGAATCAACCTAGGGGATATTTTGCTGCTGCTGTTGTTAAAGAAACTATACATGTAATTGGGGGAGTCAAGGTTGGAGAGAACATCGTAGAAAGG GTTGAGAATTATAAGGAGGATAAAGGATGGCAAGAAAATTGCACAAAAATGGTTGGAAAAAGGTGTTTTTGTTCGGCTATTGCCCTTTAG
- the LOC112728078 gene encoding GTP-binding protein At2g22870 yields MTLRTQFFTLTLQIPFHSSSSSFSVTIPGKTSTHSLLSLWRPLSYSTTSSSAAAIPPSPPPALLRMVLFVPPGVEPHEVNESMVLPGSNIIIGPYAGDARIKGVEFVKSSGRAKDCPKDDRPEFAILGRSNVGKSSLINALVHKKEIALTSKKPGKTQLINHFLVNKSWYLVDLPGYGFAKAPEAAKMDWCSFTKEYFLNRDTLVAVLLLIDASVPPQKIDLDCANWLGRNNIPITFVFTKCDKMKVAKGKRPDENIRDFQEIIRQNYKIHPPWIMTSSVSGMGRDELLLHMSQLRNYWDQ; encoded by the exons ATGACGCTAAGAACTCAATTCTTCACTCTCACTCTCCAAATTccatttcattcatcatcatcatctttctcTGTCACCATTCCCGGCAAAACCAGCACCCATTCACTCCTCTCTTTGTGGCGCCCTCTTTCCTATTCAACAACCTCCTCCTCTGCAGCTGCCATCCCCCCTTCACCTCCACCTGCACTTCTCCGAATGGTGCTGTTCGTTCCACCGGGAGTGGAGCCCCATGAAGTCAACGAGTCAATGGTGCTTCCAGGATCCAACATTATAATCGGACCCTATGCAGGCGATGCTCGCATTAAGGGTGTGGAGTTCGTAAAGAGCAGTGGCAGGGCCAAGGACTGCCCCAAAGATGACCGACCTGAATTCGCCATATTAGGTCGCTCCAATGTTGGCAAGTCTTCTCTTATTAATGCCCTTGTTCACAAGAAAGAAATTGCCCTCACCTCTAAGAAACCAG GGAAGACTCAGCTTATCAATCACTTCTTGGTCAACAAAAGCTGGTACCTTGTGGATTTGCCTGGTTATGG CTTTGCTAAAGCACCCGAAGCTGCTAAAATGGACTGGTGCTCGTTCACCAAGGAGTACTTTTTGAATAGAGATACCCTGGTGGCTGTCTTGCTTCTCATTGATGCAAGTGTTCCACCTCAAAAGATTGACCTGGATTGTGCGAATTGGCTTGGACGCAATAAT ATACCAATCACTTTTGTTTTCACAAAATGTGATAAAATGAAGGTGGCAAAGGGAAAAAGGCCTGATGAGAACATAAGGGATTTTCAAGAAATAATCAGGCAAAACTACAAGATACATCCCCCTTGGATAATGACTAGCAGTGTATCTGGAATGGGCAGGGATGAGCTTCTCTTGCACATGTCACAGCTGAGAAACTACTGGGATCAGTAG